The sequence ATCGCTGAACCGTCAGGAATATTGGTATTTTCGGCTTTTAGGCTCCGGCGGAATTTTTATCGAGGTACCGCCCGATGAAGATGTCTACGGCATTGCCACAAAAGTTGCCGTCTCGGGTCGTGTGGTCGATCCAACCAAAGACTCTACATACCAGCGGCTGCTAGAAGTTTACCATGACCGGTTTTTAGGCGAAGCGGATACCGTGCGCATCATCCAAGTTGGCCGAGTACCTGGAGAGGCGCAGACTGGCTTTATCGTTGCTATCGTCGTTTTGGTTCTCTTGGTTATCTTTAATCTCTTTTCGTTAAAGGGATTACTTCAGGCACGTAAAAATATGGCAACCGGGATGGTTGGCTAAATCTTGCCCCGAGCCTTGGGCTCTCTTATCCGATAGGTTGAAATGATGCGTACAGGGAACCAGCTTGCTGAAACTGTGCGGCGCATGGACGGCAAAGGTTACCGAACCTATAAAGACATTCGTGGTTCCTACAGCTTTGGTGATTTTGAACTTCATATTGAGCATGTTCAGGGTGACCCCTTCGCTGAACCCACCCGGGTCAGCGTAACCCTAGCCAGTGACGTGGCAGGTTTGCCTAAGTTTTCTACTCAGAGTTCTGTTTTACGACGTGCAACTGCGGATTTTCTAAACCGCCGATTTTGCCAGGTTCTTGCTCGGCACAGTACCCGCAGCGGAAGTGGAAAAAGTGGTCTGATTCAGATGCTTGAGCCAGGCCAGCAGGTGCTTGAGCGTACAAGTCTTCAGGTGAATTCACTCGGTGAAGTCCAAGCTCGATTTCTTGTGGGATTGCCGGCCAACGGTCGGCGTATTGCAGGGCGAGCGGCCCAAGTCCTCTTGACGCAGAGTCTCGCCGACTGTGTGCGTGAGGCTTTGGTTCAAGGCGCATGGGAGCTCAAGCGTTTACGGGCCCATTGTGAAACGGTTGAAGACAGCGCGGCGTTACGCGGCGCACTCAAGGCCCAAGGGTTGATAGCTTTTGTGGCCGATGGAGCGTGCTTGCCTCGTCGTTCGGGCGCTGATGATCGACCCGCTTCGAAAGCCGTCCTCTTTGAGTCGCCGGAATCATTGCGAGTGACTCTAGAAACCCCGCACTCCGGTAGTATTTCGGGCATGGGGATTACACAGGGTGTGACGTTAATTGTTGGCGGCGGTTATCACGGCAAGTCTACGCTGCTGCGAGCGATTGAAAGAGGTTACTTAGACCATGTTCCTGGCGATGGCCGTGAACGGGTGGTGGCCACAGCAGATGCAGTGAAGATTCGAGCTGAAGATGGCCGCAGCGTCGTCCATACAGATATTTCGGCCTTTATTACGAATTTACCTTCCGGTGAGGACACCACGGGTTTTTCTACGACCAATGCCAGCGGCTCAACTTCTCAAGCTGCCGCCATTTCTGAAGCCTTGGAGATGGGCGCCTCGACCTTGTTACTGGATGAGGACACTTGCGCGACTAATTTCATGATTCGCGATTTGCGGATGCAAAAGCTTGTTGCCAAAAATGATGAGCC comes from Deltaproteobacteria bacterium and encodes:
- a CDS encoding ABC-ATPase domain-containing protein → MRTGNQLAETVRRMDGKGYRTYKDIRGSYSFGDFELHIEHVQGDPFAEPTRVSVTLASDVAGLPKFSTQSSVLRRATADFLNRRFCQVLARHSTRSGSGKSGLIQMLEPGQQVLERTSLQVNSLGEVQARFLVGLPANGRRIAGRAAQVLLTQSLADCVREALVQGAWELKRLRAHCETVEDSAALRGALKAQGLIAFVADGACLPRRSGADDRPASKAVLFESPESLRVTLETPHSGSISGMGITQGVTLIVGGGYHGKSTLLRAIERGYLDHVPGDGRERVVATADAVKIRAEDGRSVVHTDISAFITNLPSGEDTTGFSTTNASGSTSQAAAISEALEMGASTLLLDEDTCATNFMIRDLRMQKLVAKNDEPITPFLDRVRDLYENNGVSSLLVMGGAGDYFDVADTVIMMKQYRPLDVTEQARSIATELVSERAPTQVGYSVPKNRQPNFKSLGAGAGPKGIKVRVRDIDLMSFGHEDVRIGCVEQLVEKAQVRAIGQVLLGLAQGASGNQQTLRESLDDIESMVHTDGLESIARRVSGDLAWFRKYELAAVLTRIRILKMNEGA